A genomic window from Alkalihalobacillus sp. AL-G includes:
- a CDS encoding DedA family protein — translation MIDFMIDILKNFGMWGLFTSMAVEASSLPFPGAIVSLLYGYLLNPSWLDLISLAIFASVVYTIFSFIPYLIGYMLEDKLKEKLNRKNVEKSQKYFQKFGRWTIAVARPFGIGNYLSYVAGISKVNPPIFAALTFIGILPMTFLMLWLGRSGHVESVHKFMSQFQTLFWLIIGISVIIYVGFKIKKKKPSPGSKYEEAEQNN, via the coding sequence GTATGGCGGTTGAGGCTTCTTCATTACCGTTTCCGGGAGCAATCGTAAGCCTATTGTATGGTTATCTATTGAATCCGTCTTGGCTGGATCTGATCAGTCTAGCGATTTTTGCAAGTGTGGTTTACACAATATTTAGTTTTATCCCATATTTAATCGGCTACATGCTTGAGGACAAGCTGAAGGAAAAATTGAATCGCAAGAATGTCGAAAAATCGCAGAAATATTTTCAAAAGTTCGGTCGTTGGACCATTGCAGTAGCAAGGCCGTTTGGAATCGGAAACTATTTGTCTTATGTAGCTGGCATCAGTAAAGTGAATCCTCCAATATTCGCTGCATTGACGTTTATCGGTATTCTTCCTATGACTTTCTTGATGCTATGGTTGGGAAGAAGCGGACATGTTGAATCGGTCCATAAATTTATGAGCCAATTTCAGACATTGTTTTGGCTTATCATAGGAATTTCCGTCATCATTTATGTTGGATTTAAAATTAAGAAAAAGAAGCCTAGCCCAGGTTCAAAGTATGAAGAAGCCGAACAGAATAATTGA